Proteins from a genomic interval of Gadus morhua chromosome 21, gadMor3.0, whole genome shotgun sequence:
- the ccm2 gene encoding cerebral cavernous malformations protein 2 homolog isoform X1, translated as MEEDVKKVKKPGIVSPFKRVFLKGERGRDKKTSEKTTERRALHTFSLSQPDHRIDPDILLNDYIEKEVKYLGQLTSVPGYLNPSSRTEVLQLIDNARKTNQLAGQLTPELDAVVSLSAYNIKLVWRDGEDIILRVPIHDIAAVSYIRDDSLHLVVLKTAQESGGSPCPSSCPDLNKSQTLGSLSESGAGLVEVCCLLVLAVENKATAEELCLLLSQVFQIVYTESTIDFLDRAIFDGATTPTRHLSLYSDSSSKVDAKEAFEAEASTFSFEGSLEAADSSPSTPASPQTKAASEGELSTTAAELLQDYMTTLRTKLSSQEIQQFATLLHEYRNGASIHEFCINLRQLYGDSRKFLLLGLRPFIPEKDSQHFENFLETIGVKDGRGIITDSFGRYRRTASSASDSTANGAGTVGGDSTHSGGGGDAPAPSEGDEWDRMITDISNDIEALGVSMDQDGGVSP; from the exons CCCGGCATCGTGTCGCCGTTCAAGCGCGTGTTCCTAAAGGGAGAGCGTGGCCGGGACAAGAAGACCTCGGAGAAGACCACCGAGAGGCGGGCCCTCCACACCTTCTCCCTGTCCCAGCCCGACCACCGCATCGACCCCGACATCCTACTCAACGACTACATCGAGAAGGAGGTCAAA TACCTGGGCCAGCTGACGTCCGTGCCAGGCTACCTCAACCCCTCCAGTCGGACCGAGGTCCTGCAGCTCATCGACAATGCAAGG AAGACGAACCAGCTGGCAGGCCAGCTGACGCCGGAGCTGGACGCGGTGGTGAGTCTCTCCGCCTACAACATCAAGCTGGTgtggagggacggagaggaCATCATCCTCAGGGTGCCCATCCACGACATCGCCGCCGTCTCCTACATCCGGGACGACTCGTTGCACCTGGTGGTGCTCAAGACGG CCCAGGAGTCCGGGGGTTCTCCGTGCCCCAGCTCCTGTCCGGACCTCAACAAGTCCCAGACCCTGGGCTCCCTGTCGGAGAGCGGCGCGGGGCTGGTGGAGGTGTGCTGCCTGCTGGTGCTGGCCGTGGAGAACAAG GCGACGGCGGAGGAGCTGTGTCTGCTGCTCAGCCAGGTGTTCCAGATCGTCTACACAGAGTCCACCATCGACTTTCTGGACCGGGCCATATTCGACGGCGCCACCACACCCACCAGGCACCTGTCCCTGTACAGCG ACTCCTCGAGCAAGGTGGACGCAAAAGAGGCCTTCGAAGCTGAGGCCAGCACATT TTCCTTCGAGGGCTCCCTGGAGGCGGCCGACAGCTCCCCCTCCACGCCCGCCTCCCCCCAGACCAAGGCGGCCAGCGAGGGGGAGCTGAGCACCACCGCGGCGGAGCTGCTCCAGGACTACATGACCACG TTACGCACCAAGCTGTCGTCTCAGGAGATCCAGCAGTTCGCCACGCTGCTTCACGAGTACCGCAACGGAGCCTCCATCCACGAGTTCTGCATCAACCTGAGACAGCTCTACGGGGACAGCAGGAAGTTCCTCCTCCTGG GCCTGCGTCCCTTCATCCCCGAGAAGGACAGCCAGCACTTTGAGAACTTCCTGGAGACCATCGGCGTGAAGGACGGCCGCGGCATCATCACCGACAGCTTCGGCCGCTACCGCCGCACCGCGAgctccgcctccgactccaccGCCAACGGGGCCGGGACGGTGGGCGGGGACAGCACCCACAGCGGGGGGGGCGGCGACGCCCCGGCCCCCTCGGAGGGCGACGAGTGGGACCGCATGATCACCGACATCAGCAACGACATCGAGGCGTTGGGCGTCAGCATGGACCAGGACGGCGGGGTCTCGCCctga
- the ccm2 gene encoding cerebral cavernous malformations protein 2 homolog isoform X2 — protein MEEDVKKVKKPGIVSPFKRVFLKGERGRDKKTSEKTTERRALHTFSLSQPDHRIDPDILLNDYIEKEVKYLGQLTSVPGYLNPSSRTEVLQLIDNARTNQLAGQLTPELDAVVSLSAYNIKLVWRDGEDIILRVPIHDIAAVSYIRDDSLHLVVLKTAQESGGSPCPSSCPDLNKSQTLGSLSESGAGLVEVCCLLVLAVENKATAEELCLLLSQVFQIVYTESTIDFLDRAIFDGATTPTRHLSLYSDSSSKVDAKEAFEAEASTFSFEGSLEAADSSPSTPASPQTKAASEGELSTTAAELLQDYMTTLRTKLSSQEIQQFATLLHEYRNGASIHEFCINLRQLYGDSRKFLLLGLRPFIPEKDSQHFENFLETIGVKDGRGIITDSFGRYRRTASSASDSTANGAGTVGGDSTHSGGGGDAPAPSEGDEWDRMITDISNDIEALGVSMDQDGGVSP, from the exons CCCGGCATCGTGTCGCCGTTCAAGCGCGTGTTCCTAAAGGGAGAGCGTGGCCGGGACAAGAAGACCTCGGAGAAGACCACCGAGAGGCGGGCCCTCCACACCTTCTCCCTGTCCCAGCCCGACCACCGCATCGACCCCGACATCCTACTCAACGACTACATCGAGAAGGAGGTCAAA TACCTGGGCCAGCTGACGTCCGTGCCAGGCTACCTCAACCCCTCCAGTCGGACCGAGGTCCTGCAGCTCATCGACAATGCAAGG ACGAACCAGCTGGCAGGCCAGCTGACGCCGGAGCTGGACGCGGTGGTGAGTCTCTCCGCCTACAACATCAAGCTGGTgtggagggacggagaggaCATCATCCTCAGGGTGCCCATCCACGACATCGCCGCCGTCTCCTACATCCGGGACGACTCGTTGCACCTGGTGGTGCTCAAGACGG CCCAGGAGTCCGGGGGTTCTCCGTGCCCCAGCTCCTGTCCGGACCTCAACAAGTCCCAGACCCTGGGCTCCCTGTCGGAGAGCGGCGCGGGGCTGGTGGAGGTGTGCTGCCTGCTGGTGCTGGCCGTGGAGAACAAG GCGACGGCGGAGGAGCTGTGTCTGCTGCTCAGCCAGGTGTTCCAGATCGTCTACACAGAGTCCACCATCGACTTTCTGGACCGGGCCATATTCGACGGCGCCACCACACCCACCAGGCACCTGTCCCTGTACAGCG ACTCCTCGAGCAAGGTGGACGCAAAAGAGGCCTTCGAAGCTGAGGCCAGCACATT TTCCTTCGAGGGCTCCCTGGAGGCGGCCGACAGCTCCCCCTCCACGCCCGCCTCCCCCCAGACCAAGGCGGCCAGCGAGGGGGAGCTGAGCACCACCGCGGCGGAGCTGCTCCAGGACTACATGACCACG TTACGCACCAAGCTGTCGTCTCAGGAGATCCAGCAGTTCGCCACGCTGCTTCACGAGTACCGCAACGGAGCCTCCATCCACGAGTTCTGCATCAACCTGAGACAGCTCTACGGGGACAGCAGGAAGTTCCTCCTCCTGG GCCTGCGTCCCTTCATCCCCGAGAAGGACAGCCAGCACTTTGAGAACTTCCTGGAGACCATCGGCGTGAAGGACGGCCGCGGCATCATCACCGACAGCTTCGGCCGCTACCGCCGCACCGCGAgctccgcctccgactccaccGCCAACGGGGCCGGGACGGTGGGCGGGGACAGCACCCACAGCGGGGGGGGCGGCGACGCCCCGGCCCCCTCGGAGGGCGACGAGTGGGACCGCATGATCACCGACATCAGCAACGACATCGAGGCGTTGGGCGTCAGCATGGACCAGGACGGCGGGGTCTCGCCctga
- the ccm2 gene encoding cerebral cavernous malformations protein 2 homolog isoform X3: MDYEPGIVSPFKRVFLKGERGRDKKTSEKTTERRALHTFSLSQPDHRIDPDILLNDYIEKEVKYLGQLTSVPGYLNPSSRTEVLQLIDNARKTNQLAGQLTPELDAVVSLSAYNIKLVWRDGEDIILRVPIHDIAAVSYIRDDSLHLVVLKTAQESGGSPCPSSCPDLNKSQTLGSLSESGAGLVEVCCLLVLAVENKATAEELCLLLSQVFQIVYTESTIDFLDRAIFDGATTPTRHLSLYSDSSSKVDAKEAFEAEASTFSFEGSLEAADSSPSTPASPQTKAASEGELSTTAAELLQDYMTTLRTKLSSQEIQQFATLLHEYRNGASIHEFCINLRQLYGDSRKFLLLGLRPFIPEKDSQHFENFLETIGVKDGRGIITDSFGRYRRTASSASDSTANGAGTVGGDSTHSGGGGDAPAPSEGDEWDRMITDISNDIEALGVSMDQDGGVSP, translated from the exons CCCGGCATCGTGTCGCCGTTCAAGCGCGTGTTCCTAAAGGGAGAGCGTGGCCGGGACAAGAAGACCTCGGAGAAGACCACCGAGAGGCGGGCCCTCCACACCTTCTCCCTGTCCCAGCCCGACCACCGCATCGACCCCGACATCCTACTCAACGACTACATCGAGAAGGAGGTCAAA TACCTGGGCCAGCTGACGTCCGTGCCAGGCTACCTCAACCCCTCCAGTCGGACCGAGGTCCTGCAGCTCATCGACAATGCAAGG AAGACGAACCAGCTGGCAGGCCAGCTGACGCCGGAGCTGGACGCGGTGGTGAGTCTCTCCGCCTACAACATCAAGCTGGTgtggagggacggagaggaCATCATCCTCAGGGTGCCCATCCACGACATCGCCGCCGTCTCCTACATCCGGGACGACTCGTTGCACCTGGTGGTGCTCAAGACGG CCCAGGAGTCCGGGGGTTCTCCGTGCCCCAGCTCCTGTCCGGACCTCAACAAGTCCCAGACCCTGGGCTCCCTGTCGGAGAGCGGCGCGGGGCTGGTGGAGGTGTGCTGCCTGCTGGTGCTGGCCGTGGAGAACAAG GCGACGGCGGAGGAGCTGTGTCTGCTGCTCAGCCAGGTGTTCCAGATCGTCTACACAGAGTCCACCATCGACTTTCTGGACCGGGCCATATTCGACGGCGCCACCACACCCACCAGGCACCTGTCCCTGTACAGCG ACTCCTCGAGCAAGGTGGACGCAAAAGAGGCCTTCGAAGCTGAGGCCAGCACATT TTCCTTCGAGGGCTCCCTGGAGGCGGCCGACAGCTCCCCCTCCACGCCCGCCTCCCCCCAGACCAAGGCGGCCAGCGAGGGGGAGCTGAGCACCACCGCGGCGGAGCTGCTCCAGGACTACATGACCACG TTACGCACCAAGCTGTCGTCTCAGGAGATCCAGCAGTTCGCCACGCTGCTTCACGAGTACCGCAACGGAGCCTCCATCCACGAGTTCTGCATCAACCTGAGACAGCTCTACGGGGACAGCAGGAAGTTCCTCCTCCTGG GCCTGCGTCCCTTCATCCCCGAGAAGGACAGCCAGCACTTTGAGAACTTCCTGGAGACCATCGGCGTGAAGGACGGCCGCGGCATCATCACCGACAGCTTCGGCCGCTACCGCCGCACCGCGAgctccgcctccgactccaccGCCAACGGGGCCGGGACGGTGGGCGGGGACAGCACCCACAGCGGGGGGGGCGGCGACGCCCCGGCCCCCTCGGAGGGCGACGAGTGGGACCGCATGATCACCGACATCAGCAACGACATCGAGGCGTTGGGCGTCAGCATGGACCAGGACGGCGGGGTCTCGCCctga